A single genomic interval of Etheostoma cragini isolate CJK2018 unplaced genomic scaffold, CSU_Ecrag_1.0 ScbMSFa_1117, whole genome shotgun sequence harbors:
- the LOC117939786 gene encoding reticulon-1-like yields the protein MRKFESEAAGRQSVLIPVRVCMQDPNQVSGLRRCCPWCLTLNPPAPPPLSPAVVDLVYWRDVKTTGVVFGAGLLLLLSLTVCSIVSVCSYIGLALLSVTICFRIYKGILQAIQKSDEGHPFK from the exons ATGAGGAAGTTTGAGTCAGAAGCTGCAGGGCGTCAGTCAGTCCTCATCCCCGTCAGAGTCTGCATGCAAGACCCAAACCAGGTTTCTGGACTCAGACGTTGTTGT CCTTGGTGTTTGACCCTaaacccccccgcccccccccccctctctccggCAGTGGTGGATCTGGTCTACTGGCGGGATGTGAAGACCACGGGCGTGGTGTTCGGCGccgggctgctgctgctcctctcgCTGACGGTGTGCAGCATCGTGAGCGTGTGCTCCTACATCGGCCTGGCCCTGCTCTCCGTCACCATCTGCTTCAGGATATACAAAGGCATCCTGCAGGCCATCCAGAAGTCCGATGAGGGGCACCCGTTCAAGTGA